DNA sequence from the Caretta caretta isolate rCarCar2 chromosome 23, rCarCar1.hap1, whole genome shotgun sequence genome:
GGGACCCCATCCCCTGCCCGGGTCAGTGCGGAGTCCCAGTCGCTGACAGTTGGAGTGGGGCTAGGAAAGCCAGCCCGTCCTTGCACGGTCTGGTGGAGTCGCTCCGCTGCTTTAACGGGCCCAGGCACCAACCTGCAGCAGCCATTGGCTCCCCTCGCCCTGCACGTGGGGTTACGGTGGCTTTCTGCTCCATTTCTGCTTCCCAACTTCCAGGTCCTGTCCTGCCCCGTGGGCAcgtagagcagcctcagggctgctctaactcacaTTCACCCCAGGggtcctggggaggtgggggcagagacTCGCCACAGTGCAGCGTGACCCAGCTATGGCCCTGATCCACCCCTATGAtcccggggaggggagacaaaGAATAGCCACAGTGCAGGACCCTCCAGCCAcgctcccgccccgccccaccccctccactgggggctgggagcagggccctcATGCCAGCCCCACACCACCTGGGGAGGCTGGTCTGTACGGGGATTCCCGCAGGGCCGGTCCCGCCAGCGCTTGGCACAGAGGGGCCTGAGTGTGACCGAGAACCGGGGGGCGGAGAGGGAAGGACGGGCCCTGGGGGCACTCACGGCTGCTCCTTGGCGGGCGTGGTCTGCCCCTTGATCGCCTTCTGGAGGACGAACTTGTCGGGGATGCCGGCGACGGCGGTGATGAGCGAGCGGGCCTGGTCCCGCACCTGCCTATCCGGGtccagcagggcctgggccagcggcaccacgtccctgcggctcAGCAGCTCCATCTCGCCCAGGGTCTCCCAGGCCGCCCGCCGTATCTGCCCGTTCTCGCTGGAGGTGCCCTGGTAGAGGCGGGCGGCGGCCTCGGCCTGCAGCAGCGGGGGCAGCACGTAGGCCTGGCTGATCTGCACCAGGGCGGCCGTGCACAGGCGGTAGCCGGAGAGCGGCACGTCGTCCAGCTGGCCCAGCACGGCCCGCAAGACGGCTGCCAGCGTCAGCTCGCTGGGCTTGTGCCTCAGCCAGTTCTTGGCCGCGATCTCGGCCAGCACGTCCTGGGGCAGCTCTGTGTCCACGAAGGATGTGGGCTGGTCCTGCAGCTTCTGCTCGGCCTTCCCCTTCTCTGCCGGCTCCTCCTGCCACCGGGACGCCGCCGGCTCCTGGACTGGGACTGGCTTCCGCGGCGGCAGCCGCCGGCGCGGGGTCACCTTGAGGGAGCAGTGGAGGTGCGGGGGCGTGCCCAGCGGCCAGAGCCAGGCCCTGATGACGGAGTTGGAGACGTAGCCATCCGGCCTGATGGGCCTCGGCCCCTCTGGCAGGAAATGCTTCTGGAGCTGCAGCCCTGGCTTCCCAGGTGCCTGGGGCTCCTCGCTGCCCGGTGGCTCCGCCGGCGAGGGCAGGGGCCTCTTGGTGCGTGTCCGAGCGGGCTGGAAATTGGGAGTGAGCTCCGGCGCCCTGGCAGGGGCCTCTGAGCcaggagaggcacctctctctgTCTTGGCACTGGCCACCACCCTGGCCACGCTCTTGACCACTGTGACCTCCCGGTGGCTGGTGAGGGCCTCCATGCCTTCGTAGCACTTGGACTTCTCGCCCGCCCAGAGGTACCTGGGCACAAAGACCGTGTCGAAGGACAGGAGGAAGttggggaggaagggcagggggtcCTCGACTACGTCGTCCCCCACCCTCCGGGCAGCCAGCGCCTGGAGGTGCCTGTGGGGCAGGTACTCCAGGCAGGAGACGAAGTAGATGTTGGTGCCGCAGCCCTCCAGCAGGTCACCCCGCAGGCTGGCGAAGCAAACACAGCTGATCTTCAGGCTGGTGTCGAAGTCCACCAGCAGGACGCCCGTCAGGGACCACACCCGCACTGAGCCATCCGCGGCCCCCGTCAGCAGCAGCCGCAGCGGGTGGCAGTAGTCCAAGGAGGTGATGGCGCAGGAGTGCAGGGGGCAGGTCTCCAGCCAGTAAGGGTTGATCTTCCTGGGCACCAGGGCGGCCTGTCTCCAGAGCCTGAGCCGGTTCTGCTCGGTCAGGGCGCAGAGGTAgcctggcagcagcagaaggctCTGGATCCGGCAGTCGGTGCTGGGGATGACGACCAGGGGCCGGAGCGCCAGCTCGCTGCCCGTCAGGCCCACGTTGGACAGCACGATCCGCTCGTCCGCGCCGTAGGAGCAGAGGAAGTTGGACTCCGGGGAGCAGTAGGACATGTCCGTGCAGGCCGAGAGGCTACACAGGGCGCCCACCGCCCCTCTGTGGATCTGCTGCTCCGCCAGGTGGTGGGCGTGCTGGGAGACCAGGCGCACGTGCCCGCTCTGGTGCCCGCTGAACACGAAGCCAGCGGGCTGGGTGCCCAGGCCCAGACGGCAGAAGGCCAAGCACAGCACCTTGTCGTCTCTGTTCTCCGTGGTGCGCAGGATGTACTTGGCCGGGCAGGGACAGGTGGTGGTGTCCAGGACGTAGACGTCGGCCGTCCCCACggtcaccaccagctcctcccgcTCCGGGTCGTAGGCGTAGTCCAGGGCCTTCTCCAGCCTGTGGAagggccaggtgaggaggagcAGCTCCCCGGTGACGGGCGAGAGGAAGCGGGTCACCCCATCCTCAGTGGTGGCCAGGATGCGGGCTCTGCCGGGGCCACAGGTTACCCGGGCCAGCCTGCGCAGGCCGGAGCCGGCGGCGTTGAAGAGCTGGTAGAAGCTGCGCAGGGCATGGAGGGAGAAGCTGTACTGTGACCGGCAGTAGAACACGCTCTCGGTGACGAAGCCCAGCTGGAAGACAGGCTCGCCCAAGGCCAGCCGGCGCAGCGGCTCGCAGGTGCCCAGGCCCCACTCCTTGAGCAGCCCGTCCAGCGACGCCGTCAGCAGGGTGTGCGTGGCCGGGCGGCACACCACGCTGGTCACGGCGCTCAGGTGGGCCTTGAACTGCCGCTCCTGGCACCCCGTCTCCAGGCTCCACAGCTTGACGTGCCCGGCCAGGTCGCCCACGTACAGGTGGCCCTGGGGCCCGTGGGCGGAGCAGCAGGTGAGGGAGACGCCCTGGCTGAGCTGGAAGGCCCGGGTCTCGGCCCGGCGCTGGCAGTCGTAGAGCCGGATGGTGCTCTCGCAGAGGGCCACCAGCGCCCGGGCGTCCCGCTCCACACTCAGGCAGTGCACGAACTCTCCGCCGGCCACTCTCACCGCCCACGAGATGCTCAGGCCTGGCACAGGCCCCAGGCTGAAGGCCCAGAAGTTGATGGTGCCGATGGCCCCCGTGACCAGCTCGCCCGTCTCCGGGTTGTAGCACATGCTGGTGACGGAGTGCGGGCAGCGGACGGCCCCGAGGAGCCGCAGGCCCTGGCTGTGGTCCCCGAAGAGCCGCAGGTGCAGGTCATCGCAGTAGGTGACCAGCAGGCGCAGGCTGGGCACGTGGGAGACCTGCAGCACCTTCACCCGCTGGGCCATGGGGACGTCCTTCTCCACCACCGCGCTCTCGTCTGCCATGCGCTGCAGCCAGACCCGGGCCTGCAGGGGCGTGCATCATCagggcaggggagcagagcaggtaGGCCGTGCGTGCAtgcatgtacagcaccttgcatgaCAGGGCTCTGCCTGTGTTCACAGCACCTCGCACGACAGGGCCCTAtggatgtgtatgtgtgtgtacagcgcctTGCACGACAGGGCCCTgcgtgtgtgtacagtgcctcaGATAACAGGGCCCTACGTGTGTACATGTGTGTACAGCGCCTTGCACGACAGGGCcctatgtgtgtgtacagtgcctcaGACAACAGGGCCCTACGTGTGTACATGTGTGGACAGCACCTTGTACGACAGGGCCCTGCgtgtgtacgtgtgtgtacagtgccttgcacgaCAGGGCcgagcatgtgtgtgtgcaaaggAGGGGCCCTAACCCTGCCCCAAGGCCCAAGCATGGCTGTCATAATTGATCATCAACCATCGGCAATCAGTGAGGGGCTCTCCACCCCCAGCCGGCGCCCAGCCAGCGATGAGCAGAACCCGCGGAAATGCCGTCTGTGCTGGCCGATGGGCGCGAGCCAGCAATCGGTGCCCAGCCATTGCCACTCGCCTGGCAATAAGAGCGGGTGGCAGCTGCTGATCCATTCTCAGCGCTGAGTCACTGGCCCTCGGCAGCTGGGTGCGAGCGCCGGCCGAGGCTCGGTGCGTGGCCCCCGTTGGGAATCCCCGTCCCTAGTCAAGGCTTGGCGGTTTAGAGTCAATAGTCGATGGAGCCGCTCAAACTTCTCCACCCGAAGGTTTAGGGTTTTTAACCAAATCAGCTTTTTTCcaaaggtgaaacttgggggtgagTTGTGGGGGAATGATCGGGGGTTGGTGACATTTGCCCTTTTTTGCACCATTTcctgcatttattttttccccccttgccaTCGGCAGTGACAGTGTCTCGGTATAGTGCACCCACCCTGTTTGTACCGGAGCGGGGGCAGTTTCTGCGAAGGAAACGTTTCGAAAATGGTTTGGGGTGAGCAAGGCAGGCAGAGGTTGGATGGAAAACGTGCCTTGTTCGAAACGGTTCCTGCTTCTCCAGCAGCTCCCCTCGCAGAGTCAGAGCCGGGGACGTGAGAGACAAGTGATGCAGCTGCTCCTCTGAGGACAGGActggtggggaaaccgaggcacggggGAAGTGCCTTCCTGACAGTCAGATGCCAGTTGTCTGACTCCCAGTGTGGGCTGAGCGGGGaggtcaggacttctgggttctgctccgagctgggggcggggagacaAGTCAGTGGGGTTagaacagggggctgggagcagagtgcCCTGACCACAGCATTTCAGGCTCCCCCAGCCGCTTTCCCTGGGGCAAGGGCAAGAGGTGGAGGACGCTGCCCCCCATGCGGCAGATCGTGGTGGAGGGCATGAGGGGCACCAATCCCCCAGGCGCATCTCAGGTGGGGGGTCTCACCTGATCCTGTTTCACCCCCGGACCTCCCCAGGAGAAGCAGACGAAGATGTTGGCGGTGGCAGTCGGGTAGAAGCAGATGCGGGGCATGAGGTGAGGGTGGCGGCTGGCCCGGTACACAAGGGAGGGTCTGTCGCTCAGCAGCACCGGCGTCCCGGGCGCCGCCTTGGGCAGCTCCTGCGTAGGAAGGAGGGACAGTGAGGGCGATTTGCCCTGGTGCCTGTGACCGCAGGTGCTGCCGGCTCCGACCAGCATGGGGCTGCCACCTTGGGGGCTGAGGGGGTGCAGGTTATTGCCAGCAATGGAACCCCAGAGGAGGGTGGAGCAGGACACCCCCCCGGCCATGGCacctctcccctccagctccctggagAACCTGGCAACGTCTGTCACGCTCAGGGCAGCTCTCCCTTCTCCGAGCGacaggctcaggctctctgcagacccagGCAGCGTTGTTGGAACCAAGGCCCAAATCTCGCTGGAAGGGGGGTGCGGCGTCTGTACATCCGCCGGCTGCTGGGGTGTCTGCCTGGTTCTATGGGTGCATCTctacaggaaaggagcagtgtggAGCAGTAAATGGCCCCCCGCTTCTCCCAGCCCTCACCCCGTTACCTTTGGCATCTGCAGCTTTTGGGAGATCTGAGATTTCAGGTTCTTCCATGTGGGGATGATCCTGGCAGCTCCCAACATGGCAGCGCTGGTGGGGGGCGGCTTATCCCGCGCGACTGCAGAAGCCAGGAGGTGACGTcggggagaagcagcagctcagAGCAGCCTGGGAACCGGTGCGAATTCCCTGCTGGGATTCTCTAGCTGGAGAGCAGGTGCTGCCCAGAGAGCTTCCATGGTCAGTACGCCCTAGTGGGgtcaggccccgtgccccattccctgaccccccgccccgagccagccagtccccgccctggggttGATCCAGGGCTGGCACCCCCTagtggggacaggccccgtgccccatttcctgctccccctaccccgagccagccagtccccaccctagggccggatgggagccagcgccccccagaggggacaggccccgtgccccattccccgcccccctgagccagccagtccccgccctagGACCGGATGGGAGCCGGCGTCCCCCAGAGTGGAcaggccccattccccgccccccgagCCAGCCGGCGCCCTGTTCGCTCTCAGCGTGAGACGTTTATTCTGGTCTCTCAGGCACACAGAGATCTTTGTGGGTGATGCTGTTGGGCCGGGGGGGTGCGGGGTGAAAGCCCCTCCCAGCAGAAGAGGACAGCACACACTAAGGGGGTCAGCGGCATCTGCCCCCTGGCTTGTGTCCTTTGGGGTCAGGTTCTGGGGCGGCCCGCCTGGCGCCCCCCTTTTCCGCTGGCCGCGAAGGGGCCCAGGCCTCGCTCCCGAAGCTCAGCCCAGCACCGCCGGTGTACGGGCAGGCTCGGCCCGGCCCCCCGGGGCACCATGGGCGGCCGCCTCAGGGGAGGCCTGGTTCGGGGGGCACCAGCTTCACCTGCCCACGCGGCTGTGGCCCCATGGCCGGCACCGCAGCATTGTGACATCACCCAGCTCCGACCAAAGCACCCGTGGCCGTGGAGCTATCCATCCACAAGAGAAAATagtccctcttccctcccccgcctgccagAAACCAGGGAACATCATCATGTAATGCAAAAGCAAGGGTCACGCTGTACTAATTAGCACGTACTTAGGGTCATTAGGCAAGGGCTAGATTGTCAGTTTCCTGGTGTGTGTCTGTCCAGCACCTGGCGCAGTGGGgggcctggccctgggctggggtggtgataccgtaatacacctaatagcaatagaaatgtacagcgcctggcgcagtgggggggggctggacCTGGGCTGGGGTGGTGCTATGTAACACACCTAATAGCAATAGaaatgtacagcacctggcgcagtgggggggctggccctgggctggggtggtGCTATGTAACACACCTAATAGCAATAGAAATGTACAGCGCCTGGtgcagtgtgggggggctggaccTGGGCTGGTGCTATTTAACACACCTAATAGCAATAGAAATGTACAGCGCCTGGTGCAGTGGGGGgggctggccctgggctggggtggtGCTATGTAACACACCTAATAGCAATAGAaatgtacagcgcctggcgcagtggggggggggggctggacctGGGCTGAGggggtgctaccgtaatacacctaatagcaatagaaatatacagcgcctagcgcagtggggggtggctggccctgggctggggtggtGCTATGTAACACACCTAATAGCAATAGAaatgtacagcgcctggcgcagtggggggggctggccctgggctggggtggtGCTATGTAACACACCTAATAGCAATAGAaatgtacagcgcctggcgcagtgggggggggctggacctgggctggggtggtgctaccgtaatacacctaatagcaatagaaatatacagcgcctagcgcagtgGGGGGCGGCTGGACCTGGGCTGGGGTGGTGCTATGTAACACACCTAATAGCAATAGAAATATACAGCGTCTggcgcagtggggggggggggctggacctGGGCTGGGGTGGTGCTATATAACACACCTAATAGCAATAGAAATGCACAGCGCCTGGCGCAGTGGGGGACCTGGGATTCCTAGGCACCAAGATACTCTgcctattaattattaataattaatgtaGTTCTTTGTTAAGTACAATAGTTTATGGGCCTGTCCAGTCCCAactagcccctccccccgcagctccccattCCTGCCAGCACCAGGACGGAGCCTCCGGTTCATTTCCTGGCGCCCGGGTCTCCCCACCCTTGCTCTGCAGTGATGGACATGGTCCTgcatggggcagggcagcagatGCTCTGCCCAGCCAGGCCTTGCACATACCCTGTTAGCCCTGGGGCTGCCCCCTCCACCGGGGGTCGTGTCCCGTAGCTGGCCCCTCGCCACTAGGATACCTGGCCTGATGGATCGATTGGGATTCAGATGCTGACATCACGTTCTTGCCCCCAGTTCCCGATCCCGCCCCATCTctgggccccaccccccagcaagtCTCCCCCCCCGGCTCCTTTGCACCCCAGACAGATCTGCTCACTGAGCAGACCGGCATCTCCCGGCCGGGCATCTCCCTGGCAACAGCAAAGGGACGGCCCAACTGTGGGTACTGCTGGTTGCCCAGTGCACCCTGAGATAAAGCAGATTaacagcagggggcgctgcaccccccccagccacagccaggcCCCTGGCGTAGCTGCAAGGGCAAGAATCCAGGACCTACCTCCCCTGGGGTTCGAGCTGGCAGCAGAGCCAAGCCCTCGCATAGGCACAGTTTGCACCAGGGCATGGTGATTTGCACTGTCGCAGTTTACACAGCCGTGATTtctacctgtgcaaagtgaggtgccaggactcctgggttctctccccagctctgggaggggagtgggctccACTGGTTAGAACAGCGAGGGGGCTGGGGGAATAGAGACACTTCTTGAACTCCAGTAGCTGCTGTTGCGTCTGGGGGCGTGGGGCGGGTGGGGAAGAAAGCATGAACACGGCCAGGCAGAGGGAGGCACTGAACCCAGCCCCCTTCGTCTCCTATGCTGTCCTGGCATTCCCCCCGGGCACTCGCTCCATGCCACGCCTGCCAGCTCGTGCGGCGGGCCGTCCGACAGGAGAGCCAGGCACAGGTCCATCCTGCTCCGCCCTGTTTGGCCTCCCaggggttccccccacccccgcccacacTTTGGTGTAAATTAGGGATTTTTCTCCCGGTGGGTAGATTACTGCTGGGCAGCCCCCAGATGGCTCCTTCCTTCCGCTAATTACTAATTAGGCTCAGGGTAAAAGgatgagagggaggggagggcgggcagGACTGTGTGCAGGGACTGAGCTGTCTGAGCTGTTTGTCTCTGCTAGcctgggggagttggggggggcaccAAAATCTCTCCTTAGGCTGGATCCGACCAGAGCagccaaactcccccccaccccccatcggCCTCTGGcaccatggggagggggagcagggcgcCGCATGCTGTCCCAGACGGCCGGATGAGCCAGGCAAGGATTAGCCGGGTTGTGCCAATTCCCAACGGCACAGACTTCCCTCTGCAATCCTTTAATGGGGGGATCCATCAGCCTGTCAGCGCCGGAGCTCAGCGGCTGGGGCGGTGCGGCGGGACCCCGCTGGCGGCTGGTCACTGGCCCAAAGCTCTGCTGTGATGCTCAGGCCCTGGCCCTTGGCTTGCACCATCGGTTAATAATGGGTTGCATGGCTGCAAAGCACGGGACAAATGCTTCCTGGGCAGCCATAGGGAGTTCGGTGCTGAGGATGGTCCATGGGCTTTGGGTGCATCGTCCCCTTCATCCACTTAGACAAACCCCAGCCCGGGTCACTAGCTGTAGTTTGCCCTTTTACTTCATTTGATGAATGGACTTTTcacactcgggggagggggacagagcatTTTTGCTGAAACCTTGTGTTAATTTACTTATTAATCCAGTAGGACGgcaaaccacccccccccccatcaggacccctattgtgccaggcgctgcacagaccctgactgCAATCTGGGCCCTCACTGTGCCAGGGGCCGCCCAGACACAGGCCTGGCACCAAAGAGCTCGCAAACTCATCACGTATCTTAAACCTGCTTTGAAAGAGGGCAATCCCCTGCCCGCTGTCCAAGCTCATGCGAACGCTGCTACGCGTGTCTCCCGGCTTGTCCCAAGAGCAGAACCAGGGCAGCTGAGGCAGGCACCTCAAAACCCTTTCCAggctctcccccctcctccagagGATGCGCAGAGATTTTCAACCATGTCTTTCTGTAGGAGGTGTGAACCGGTGACAGGACCTCGTTTGCAGCGGTGTCATTAGCAGAGTGTCGCCAGGTCACGGAGTGAGCCTCTTTCACGCCCCAGGTCAGAGCATTTCTACTGGTTTATTAGACTGAGTGAAATCGCTGCTCCCGCATTTAACAAGCCAGGTGTGCCGAGAGACCTaggcaggggagctgggctgTGTGCAGGTGAGTATGCTCTGGGTACTGAATGAATGGTAACCAAATCTCTAAGTATCTGTCCTCTGTCTGGTTTGCTGGGTATGTCACCAGTGCACTCATTTTTCCAGGACAGCCCCCTCCCAGATTTGGGGAACCACTGCTCTGCAGTTGGACTTGTTATCTTTCCCCAGTGAGGGGCGGTCAGTCGCCCTGCAGCTGTTAGAAGACCCAGGAGGGTTACCAAAGAATCGCTGGGTCATAGCCACTCATTTGTGGCAGCTGGTTATGACCTGCATCCCAGGTCCTTCCAGGACTGGCCACATTCACCTCATGATGTGCATAAAATCTCCTCTTTCCCCACGATTTCACCAACATTTGTCCCTGTCCAATCGCTTGCTGGTGTCTCACCCTGGGGGTATTTTTTGAGGTTCACCAGAGGGGGGGAGGGACAATTTTCAAACCGCTCGAGCCAAAGGACGCGGGTGGTGACAGTTgagcaggaggctgtggccagAGGAATGGCTCGTTATGGGGAAACTCTTCCCTTGGCATTAAGTGAGGTGCAGGAAAATCCAGGGGATGCTGGTGATGTTGTTAGCCCCAAGGAGGCAGCGGCCAGGCTGCTCAGACAGCATGAAGTGGCCTGGACCATCCACCAGAGACTCCCTGGCCGTGGGCCGTGCAGCGACTTTGGGCTCCCCCTCTGAGGTACAAAAGCCTGGGGTGAGCATTGAGCCCACCCACCTGGCAGCTAGCAGTGTGCACTGGGCATCCCAACAGGTTCCCAGGACAGCTGCCTCCACCTGGGGGCGATCCTAGGAAAACCTGGACAGCCAGCAGCCATGCTCCAAGGGGCTGCGGCAGATCAGGATGTGGTGGGGGCATGCCGTGCTCTCATCCTTCTCCCATTCCCAGGGCCCACAGAGTTAGAGCAGcctgggctgctctaatttacaccgctctaatttacactgctctaatttacaccggGGGCCAGGCAGCCCCCGGGCCACCCCCAAAGTCAGGGGGAGGGAGCGCAAAGGTAAGATCAAGGAAGGATTGTCACCTTCATCTGACAGAGGAAGAATGGGGCTCAGCAAACTGGCAGGTCAGTGCCAGGAACTGGAGCTGGTCTCCTGAGCCCCACTCCTGAGCCAGTCTCCTGAGCCCCACTCCAGGCCAGCCCTGAGGGGATCATGTCtcagaaggggtgaggagtgggtTCATAGACACAGGGGGCTGCCAGGCAGCCCCTGCAAGCTCCTGCAGCAGACAAGACACCAGACTGGCTCTAATAACAGCAGGCCCTGGCCCTGCAGCACGGGAGCCGTGCTGGGGAGCCAGGTGCCGGCCAGCTGTTAATCCTCAGGGTGCAAAGCGATTTGCAGTTACCACAGAGATGAACGGCTTTGCTCAGCCGAAATGCTAGGTGCTTTTACCGCAGCCCCCGCCCTGGTAGCGGAATCATTCCTTCTAGCAGCAGGCTGCTCCTTGGACAACCCGTCCTCTCGGCTTGGGGAGGCAGCGTGGTCTCGTGGATGGGACTCTGGGCCTCAGGACCCCTGGGGTCTATTCCTGCCACTGTCcctgtgtaactttgggcaagtccctgtctctctctgggcctcagtttcccctttgtccGTTCCGGCCgtgagttcttcagggcagggactgcttcTGGctttgtgtctgtgcagtgccttcacaatggggccctgatctcagtcggggtctttgcagcgcctggcacaatgggggtccCAGTAATACCAACATTGCCAACCCCAGCAGGACTCAAGTGGTACCCTGGGCCCTCTGTCAGTCCCTGTGCCTGGGGTCAGCAGAACCCCACATCGCAGATCCCTTCCTAGGGGGCAGTGTCCCTGCACGTGGTTGCCAGGTTCAAACCGCAGCCCGGACGCCTGGCTCCTGTCTACAGTAAATCCTGTTGGACAGGTTCCGCAAGCGCTTTCCCGCTGCTAAAGGAGAGCGGCAGGGAGCGGAGAACTGAGCAGAGCGGCCTGAACCCAGAAAAACAAACCACGGTTCTAAGCAAAACTGTACGGGTCGGGTTTTCTCCCCAGGACGAAGAAACTGTCCTGTCTGTTGGGTCAAACCCAATGTTTTGTTCAAACTGTCATTTTTCTCCAGTTCTCACTTTGGGTCGGCTTTGGGTGTTTCCCACTTTCTTTTT
Encoded proteins:
- the WDR87 gene encoding WD repeat-containing protein 87, translated to MLGAARIIPTWKNLKSQISQKLQMPKELPKAAPGTPVLLSDRPSLVYRASRHPHLMPRICFYPTATANIFVCFSWGGPGVKQDQCTPLQARVWLQRMADESAVVEKDVPMAQRVKVLQVSHVPSLRLLVTYCDDLHLRLFGDHSQGLRLLGAVRCPHSVTSMCYNPETGELVTGAIGTINFWAFSLGPVPGLSISWAVRVAGGEFVHCLSVERDARALVALCESTIRLYDCQRRAETRAFQLSQGVSLTCCSAHGPQGHLYVGDLAGHVKLWSLETGCQERQFKAHLSAVTSVVCRPATHTLLTASLDGLLKEWGLGTCEPLRRLALGEPVFQLGFVTESVFYCRSQYSFSLHALRSFYQLFNAAGSGLRRLARVTCGPGRARILATTEDGVTRFLSPVTGELLLLTWPFHRLEKALDYAYDPEREELVVTVGTADVYVLDTTTCPCPAKYILRTTENRDDKVLCLAFCRLGLGTQPAGFVFSGHQSGHVRLVSQHAHHLAEQQIHRGAVGALCSLSACTDMSYCSPESNFLCSYGADERIVLSNVGLTGSELALRPLVVIPSTDCRIQSLLLLPGYLCALTEQNRLRLWRQAALVPRKINPYWLETCPLHSCAITSLDYCHPLRLLLTGAADGSVRVWSLTGVLLVDFDTSLKISCVCFASLRGDLLEGCGTNIYFVSCLEYLPHRHLQALAARRVGDDVVEDPLPFLPNFLLSFDTVFVPRYLWAGEKSKCYEGMEALTSHREVTVVKSVARVVASAKTERGASPGSEAPARAPELTPNFQPARTRTKRPLPSPAEPPGSEEPQAPGKPGLQLQKHFLPEGPRPIRPDGYVSNSVIRAWLWPLGTPPHLHCSLKVTPRRRLPPRKPVPVQEPAASRWQEEPAEKGKAEQKLQDQPTSFVDTELPQDVLAEIAAKNWLRHKPSELTLAAVLRAVLGQLDDVPLSGYRLCTAALVQISQAYVLPPLLQAEAAARLYQGTSSENGQIRRAAWETLGEMELLSRRDVVPLAQALLDPDRQVRDQARSLITAVAGIPDKFVLQKAIKGQTTPAKEQPPVTISGVYVPYGLEPPGPEAEGLGWAPAPLSVTELEILLAQVETRLTDNLHLADECPEPRARGQGPGIQWLKASELLAAEAGGVEPTQGQAKRLQLFEQTQLPRSSGTSSWSRGANSPLSPHWSPGGGKGTLPHTHQQPEGRAVLQSRACLQARPCQGGTPCHRGGGLSVRVPPLTASLTPSPPRPGAATDAPGTKKQSPPQDKLPQIQPRAQRLTAPIMVPSSEELGPGDEGLGPGSEELGPGGEGLGPGSEELGPGGEGLGPGGEAERQQRPTGTPGGLSPKVPTVKLPRVRQAPLGPRQDPRTKLYQETLKRQMLQKQQPGEPLSWQPSQPLAQAMRPESSDPFLIDPSRQYGADSARWRDDLCKLLTLRVAPSADDRRTLQELLASARLALDQHRSSCGLGKSSSSVFWDLPDSSSAAQELVARLGTHLAQEAEGAWAKRAEGGLAKGAPAEGGLAEGAEQVPGGRACEAPAVQQEELARGSPGAVPGGAEGQVWRRIQPLLETLADPARLESTDPAELLGRLQALGQCPSVEHRVALESTLAMAAQVLGEEDDDLGRAVSLCALLASPGQQLPKATVSTKLLQAQTGPEPGLAKELLASARARLQASAERMGQEWAWWEQVARPGQSSLELAAPREGEEAWRKTQPPALQLGRAQARHQRLQQHEPRAGRPREQEEAVPVDSRWEKVDLYLPDRPPAAGASGTEVGERQLPSEDKFLALYQVLLALQQRHGPFSPAWWEHFHRLSELYSLQRPLSRALIRQLGAADRHSGKSLPGMAQVTWEAQGQSEATLGQRVLYQILHRAPRNPPEPPSFRGVIPLSYQNNVHTLQPRGEARFGSVALAWRVAPQVGQGQQPQLHVGETLLLFDSRVRYVGCPARVDQLPPAASNGGGGRCGIDSTPLFWVWSPSPTLCMAPCPTLGQSRGRARTSPRSPGFRPSARPASHTSGLSELPFPRASPGQGKQEQVPQRAQCLLPPDKATGEPAVPLGAREAETSKLSLALPHVGWEQIGGQDGRTREALWPLRLRLR